The following DNA comes from Candidatus Woesearchaeota archaeon.
AATTGACCCAGTGTATCTGCTTCCAATACTAAAACTTCATATGGACTTTCAATTTTATGTATAGCATCATGAACCTGAATCAAACGAAGAACATGTTGAATTTCATCTTCTGGACGACCTAGTGCTGTTAAAATTTCTCTTGCTCTTTCAACGCTTTGTCTTGCCTGCAGTTCAGCGCCGGCAGAAACAGTGTCATAATTACAGGATTGATCATCAAACATTCCTCCCCATCCTGTGTCATGAAGATACATAGCAGAAACAAGAACTTGTTTGTTTCCACCCTCCTTGCGAACTAATTCTTTCATCCATTTTACCGTGTGCATTGTGTGTGGAACGTCCCAATGAGGTCTTCCTGTTCGAAGATACGCAATAGCTTTGGATTTTAGATCTCGTTCACTTTCAATTGCTGACCCATTAGAAGTTTTAAAAACAGAGGTTTTTCCGTCAAAATCCAGATAGACCCGTTGTTGTGATAATTCAGTGCCTAATCTAAAAGCGTATTCGCATAAACTTTCAAAAAAAGAGTTAGAGCTAATAGGATTTGCTCTTGGACTCCATGCAAAAGTCATCCTATACAATTTTTCTCTGTATCCAGAACCACCTGTTCTTCCAACTAAATGTTCTTCTCGAATCATGCAAGGAATTTGTACCCATACAGAATTATCAAAACCGTTGTTTATTTTATCCACTATATCTTGTGTTTCAGCAAAAGAAAAAACTCTACCTTTTTCATATCCCGCTACAGAACCAACAGTAATAATTCCATGAATAGTTCTACCGATTGCTTCCGGAATATAGTTTGTCATAAAATAGAAAACAGAATCAAATTTATAAATATTGAGTTCATCATACTTCTCAAAATTAATGGGAGAAAATTAATAATCCTGAACAATCTGAGTTCTGCAAGCGAATTTGTGACCAGCTGCTTTCAATGCGTCGCGTGCAATTTGCGCGTTAACCGCGTCTACTTCAATAGTAAACAATGTTTTTCCTTTACGGATTTGCGCCGCAAGCCCAATGCATTTTCCAAAAGAACGCTGCATACCTGTACTCATACGGTCTGCGCCTGCGCCTGCCGCAAGTGGGTTTTCACGAAGAATGTGATGCGGATACATACGAATCATAAGATGAAATCCTGTTTTTCCAAGAGATTGTTCAAGGACACGAACAGAAGCGACACGTGCTGATTCGATTGCGTTGTGTCTGATCTGAAGATCTG
Coding sequences within:
- a CDS encoding 50S ribosomal protein L16, which codes for MAKMRKAVAYRRLERPYTRKSKFKSLSYVRSTPTSKVVRYDMGTAGKKFQNKFSLLSKSDLQIRHNAIESARVASVRVLEQSLGKTGFHLMIRMYPHHILRENPLAAGAGADRMSTGMQRSFGKCIGLAAQIRKGKTLFTIEVDAVNAQIARDALKAAGHKFACRTQIVQDY